From the genome of Perca flavescens isolate YP-PL-M2 chromosome 12, PFLA_1.0, whole genome shotgun sequence, one region includes:
- the LOC114565731 gene encoding calcium/calmodulin-dependent 3',5'-cyclic nucleotide phosphodiesterase 1C isoform X2 has product MEANSKKHRFRKGRSATFSIDGFNITIVANEDGESSTRPQASFARSKSQSALWNAITAGMGIKGKEQKAPPNDTRSPEEILADDLPTADEPDVTEKTAISGCETEHGFSLSARLLPLFDWWCYSSLPLVWRARQCALIPDCAALPSTSRCCGGAMARLQDPCAHTGEK; this is encoded by the exons ATGGAAGCTAACTCCAAGAAGCATCGATTTAGGAAGGGTCGGAGTGCCACCTTCAGCATTGACGGCTTCAACATCACCATAG TGGCGAATGAAGATGGGGAAAGCTCCACCAGACCACAGGCCAGTTTTGCAC gcTCAAAGTCCCAGAGTGCTTTGTGGAACGCCATCACGGCAGGGATGGGGATCAAAGGCAAAGAACAGAAAGCCCCCCCGAATGACACACGGAGTCCTGAAGAGATTCTGGCTGATGATCTTCCTACAGCAGATGAACCAGATGTCACAGAGAAAACGGCCATCAG TGGATGTGAAACAGAACATGGTTTCTCATTATCAGCCAgactcctccctctctttgaCTGGTGGTGttactcctccctccctcttgtgTGGAGAGCTCGGCAGTGTGCGTTAATCCCGGATTGCGCTGCCCTGCCGTCTACATCCCGTTGTTGTGGGGGGGCCATGGCACGACTCCAGGACCCCTGtgctcacacaggagagaagtga